Proteins from a single region of Anthonomus grandis grandis chromosome 18, icAntGran1.3, whole genome shotgun sequence:
- the LOC126746812 gene encoding charged multivesicular body protein 6-A yields the protein MGVLFSKKKPSSRITPHDKAVLQLKQQRDKLKQYQKRIEKQMENDRELARKLLNAGHKDRALLLLKKKRYQEKLLTKADGQLSTLETLTQDLEFAEVEQKVLEGLKQGNEALKKITDSMNIEEIERILDETKEAKEKQDEISNLLGGSLSEEDLESVEEEYAKILEEEMPEVPVDEVIGDGLTEEEETPVKPVKAKKSPKKTEDRVALEA from the exons ATGGGTGTGTTGTTTAGCAAAAAGAAGCCCTCAAGTAGGATTACGCCCCACGATAAGGCAGTCTTG CAATTAAAACAACAAAGAGACAAACTTAAGCAGTACCAAAAACGCATTGAAAAACAAATGGAAAATGATAGGGAGTTAGCTAGAAAACTACTCAATGCTGGCCACAAAGA CCGAGCATTActgttattaaaaaagaagcGCTACCAAGAAAAATTACTAACCAAAGCCGATGGTCAATTATCGACCTTGGAAACTCTCACACAAGACCTGGAGTTTGCTGAAGTAGAGCAAAAAGTCCTCGAGGGTCTTAAACAGGGCAACGAGGCCCTAAAGAAGATAACCGACTCTATGAACATTGAGGAAATTGAGAGGATATTGGACGAGACCAAAGAAGCCAAAGAGAAACAAGAT GAAATATCGAATTTATTGGGTGGAAGCCTCTCAGAGGAGGACTTGGAGTCTGTTGAGGAAGAGTATGCGAAAATACTTGAAGAGGAGATGCCGGAAGTTCCCGTCGACGAAGTTATCGGAGATGGATTGACTGAGGAGGAAGAAACTCCTGTTAAACCAG ttaaagCCAAAAAGTCTCCTAAAAAGACTGAGGACCGAGTCGCTTTAGAagcataa
- the LOC126746814 gene encoding exosome complex component RRP41: MSKKELISKIGLRLDGRRANELRRIRCKLGVFSQPDGSAYIEQGLTKVLAAVYGPHQVRNRQKAQHDACIINTQFSMAVFSTNERKKRPRGDKKSTELSMHLQQALLAVIETDLYPWSQIDVYVEVLHADGGIYPACVNAATLAIIDAGIPIKEYVCACTASLANNDIPMLDISHQEEILGGPTLTIAALPMSGKIVLMEMSRRFHLDHLPIVLNKALEGCKDIKEILDEAVKEHVSEIGCATGWANTTS, encoded by the exons ATGAgtaaaaaagaacttatttcCAAAATAGGCCTACGCCTGGACGGCCGTAGGGCGAACGAACTGAGAAGAATTCGCTGCAAATTGGGGGTTTTCAGTCAACCGGATGGCAGTGCCTACATAGAACAGGGCCTGACCAAAGTCCTGGCGGCTGTATATGGACCCCATCAGGTTCGTAATAGACAAAAGGCCCAGCATGACGCTTGTATAATAAATACACAGTTTAGTATGGCAGTGTTTTCCACTAACGAAAGGAAAAAAAGACCTAGAG GTGACAAAAAGTCTACAGAACTCTCAATGCATTTGCAACAAGCCCTATTGGCTGTTATTGAAACGGACTTATATCCATGGTCACAAATAGATGTTTACGTTGAGGTTTTGCACGCAGACGGAGGAATTTATCCTGCTTGCGTTAATGCAGCCACTTTGGCCATTATAGATGCcg GGATTCCTATAAAAGAATATGTTTGTGCTTGTACAGCGAGCCTCGCAAACAACGATATACCAATGCTAGATATTTCACATCAAGAAGAGATCCTTGGGGGGCCCACATTAACTATTGCTGCCCTCCCCATGTCAG gtaaaattgttttaatggaAATGTCGAGACGGTTCCATTTGGATCATCTTCCAATAGTGTTAAATAAGGCTTTGGAAGGCTGCAAGGACATTAAAGAGATCCTGGATGAGGCAGTTAAGGAGCATGTGAGTGAAATCGGGTGTGCTACAGGATGGGCAAATACAACTAGTTGA
- the LOC126746815 gene encoding uncharacterized protein LOC126746815, whose protein sequence is MVIPEVEEILIKYKPQEEKINEILQIKNSAKHGLFMSSVELVQRPKLSPEEARDRNRQIMKEIEFVKGNLRSKSIFSPSELQWEKVCDNYQKNPSLPVTTWHCRRPVFV, encoded by the exons ATGGTTATTCCTGAGGTTGAGGAGATTCTAATAAAGTACAAGCCGCAAGAAGAGAAAATCAATGAAATTTTACAGATAAA GAACTCTGCTAAGCATGGTCTGTTTATGTCCAGTGTTGAGCTGGTACAGCGACCTAAGCTGTCTCCCGAGGAGGCCAGGGATCGCAATAGACAAATAATGAAG GAAATAGAATTTGTCAAAGGAAACCTCAGATCCAAATCAATTTTCAGTCCTTCAGAGCTACAATGGGAAAAAGTATGTGACAATTACCAAAAGAATCCATCATTGCCCGTAACCACTTGGCACTGCCGTAGGCcagtatttgtttaa